The following proteins come from a genomic window of Terriglobales bacterium:
- the glcF gene encoding glycolate oxidase subunit GlcF — protein MAAAHESAPIPGSVAKDLGGKSAFDSHNPPAQKLIDECVHCGFCLPTCPTYALWREEMDSPRGRIYLMKMASEGKAEINETFVRHLDRCLSCMACMTACPSGVQYDKIVTATRAQIERHFRRPWIERLHRRLIFYVFPRPRILRSLLLPLWLYQRFGVQALFRRSGLKRVLPKGLQGIEELLPTVTVASLRQNLPGKVPAIGAARARVGLLAGCVQSVMFPEVNAATARVLAAEGCEVVIPPEQGCCGALMTHAGEEKQSLDYARRLIDVFERANVQAIVVNAAGCGSNVKDYGHLLRDDPRYATRAHEFSAKCRDVCEFLAELEPRANRHPIPLRVAYHDACHIQHAQRVQAQPRRVLQTIPGLSVSEIPESAICCGSAGIYNLVEPETAKELGLRKAQNAISTTPDVIATGNPGCLLQIQSALKSLGKNISVVHPIELLDSSIRGEGSRFRPTDQRPGP, from the coding sequence ATGGCCGCGGCGCACGAGTCCGCTCCGATACCTGGATCTGTCGCCAAAGATCTCGGCGGCAAGTCTGCATTTGACAGTCACAACCCCCCAGCGCAAAAGTTGATTGACGAGTGTGTTCATTGCGGCTTCTGCCTGCCTACCTGCCCGACCTACGCCCTATGGCGCGAGGAGATGGATTCGCCTCGCGGGCGAATTTACCTGATGAAGATGGCGAGCGAGGGCAAAGCCGAGATCAATGAGACGTTCGTGCGCCACCTCGACCGGTGTCTCAGTTGCATGGCCTGCATGACGGCATGTCCGTCGGGGGTGCAATACGACAAAATCGTCACCGCCACACGCGCGCAGATCGAGCGGCATTTTCGGCGGCCCTGGATCGAGCGCTTGCACCGCCGCCTGATTTTCTATGTTTTCCCGCGTCCCAGAATCCTACGGAGTCTGCTGCTTCCGCTGTGGTTGTACCAGCGCTTTGGCGTGCAAGCGCTGTTTCGACGATCCGGTTTGAAGAGAGTCTTACCGAAGGGCTTGCAAGGAATCGAGGAGTTGCTTCCCACGGTTACCGTGGCCAGCTTGAGGCAGAATCTGCCAGGTAAGGTTCCCGCAATCGGGGCAGCTCGGGCTCGAGTTGGCTTACTTGCGGGCTGCGTGCAGAGCGTGATGTTTCCCGAGGTGAACGCGGCCACGGCTCGAGTGCTCGCTGCGGAAGGCTGCGAAGTTGTGATCCCGCCAGAGCAAGGCTGCTGCGGCGCCCTCATGACCCATGCCGGCGAAGAGAAGCAGTCACTTGATTATGCACGGCGGTTAATCGATGTATTTGAGCGGGCGAATGTGCAGGCCATCGTAGTGAATGCGGCAGGTTGTGGTTCGAACGTGAAAGACTACGGGCACTTGCTGCGCGATGATCCGCGGTACGCCACGCGTGCGCATGAGTTTTCCGCAAAGTGCCGGGACGTTTGCGAATTCCTGGCGGAGCTGGAACCGCGAGCGAATCGGCATCCCATCCCGCTGCGGGTTGCCTATCACGATGCCTGCCACATTCAACACGCGCAGCGTGTTCAAGCGCAGCCTCGCCGGGTGCTGCAAACGATCCCCGGGCTCAGTGTTTCGGAGATTCCTGAATCTGCGATCTGCTGCGGCTCCGCCGGCATTTACAACCTGGTGGAACCTGAGACCGCGAAGGAGCTAGGTCTTCGGAAGGCCCAGAATGCGATTTCCACAACCCCTGACGTGATCGCGACTGGAAATCCGGGTTGTCTGCTCCAGATCCAGTCCGCGCTGAAAAGTTTGGGAAAAAATATTTCCGTCGTTCATCCGATCGAACTGCTGGATTCGTCTATTCGAGGCGAAGGAAGTCGCTTTCGACCAACGGATCAGCGTCCGGGACCCTAG
- a CDS encoding FAD-binding oxidoreductase — translation MSPRPPMPQRVSELAEELRSVVGEDHIRSATPQEAIDGVDPETVIEPGTSAEIGHVLEIADGAGIGVIPRGGGTKLGWGNPPRCADLILSTARLNRVLEHAWADMTVTVEAGCTVAVLQRTLAQHGQRLAIDPLWPERATIGGILAANDSGSLRLRFGSLRDLVIGITLALADGTLARSGGKVVKNVAGYDLPKLATGSLGTLGVITEAVFRLHPLPRQSRVVSFEFSDSAALGTLLLKVLDSQLVCSGLQYRASSGENAHLDVGFEGTAEGIAAQVEKLVRMTRLEPAADAGPQVWHIREALAFWLGGDSALVAKFSALPGDLGKVLERLVSLEQTHDLKWQMIAEGVGIGLLRLEATSEKLADIVLSLRTHLAGLGGSLAVLGCPAEKKSAINVWGSPADSIELMRRIKRQLDPHGILNPGRFVGGI, via the coding sequence ATGTCTCCACGTCCTCCCATGCCGCAGAGAGTCTCCGAACTGGCGGAAGAGCTGCGCAGCGTCGTGGGTGAAGACCACATCCGTTCCGCCACGCCGCAGGAGGCAATTGACGGCGTAGATCCAGAGACCGTAATTGAGCCTGGCACTTCCGCCGAGATTGGACATGTGTTGGAAATCGCTGATGGGGCCGGTATTGGAGTCATTCCACGCGGCGGAGGGACGAAATTAGGGTGGGGAAATCCACCCCGCTGCGCCGATCTCATTCTTTCCACTGCTCGTCTGAACCGTGTGCTCGAGCACGCATGGGCCGACATGACCGTAACCGTGGAGGCAGGCTGCACGGTCGCCGTACTGCAACGGACGCTGGCTCAACATGGACAGCGGCTGGCGATCGATCCCCTTTGGCCGGAACGGGCCACCATCGGTGGCATTCTGGCGGCCAACGACAGCGGATCCCTGCGCTTGCGCTTCGGTTCTCTCAGGGATCTGGTGATTGGGATTACTTTGGCTTTGGCTGATGGGACGCTCGCCCGTAGCGGTGGCAAAGTGGTGAAGAATGTCGCGGGATATGATCTCCCCAAGCTGGCCACCGGCTCGCTGGGAACCTTGGGCGTCATTACGGAAGCGGTGTTTCGCCTGCACCCACTCCCGCGCCAATCGCGGGTCGTCAGCTTTGAATTTTCTGATTCCGCGGCTTTAGGGACGCTCCTGCTGAAAGTGCTTGACTCCCAGTTGGTGTGCTCCGGATTGCAGTATCGCGCCAGCTCGGGGGAGAACGCGCATCTGGACGTTGGTTTCGAGGGCACAGCCGAAGGCATCGCCGCCCAGGTGGAGAAGCTGGTGAGGATGACTCGACTGGAACCAGCGGCGGATGCCGGCCCTCAAGTGTGGCACATTCGCGAGGCCCTAGCCTTCTGGCTGGGAGGTGACAGCGCTTTGGTAGCCAAATTCAGCGCGCTGCCGGGAGACCTGGGCAAGGTGTTGGAGCGGCTGGTGTCGTTGGAGCAGACTCACGATCTGAAGTGGCAAATGATCGCCGAGGGGGTCGGCATCGGATTGCTGCGGCTGGAGGCCACATCTGAAAAGCTTGCGGACATCGTGTTGAGCTTGCGGACGCATCTGGCAGGTTTGGGCGGAAGCCTGGCCGTCCTCGGGTGTCCAGCGGAGAAGAAATCGGCAATCAATGTTTGGGGATCCCCAGCTGATTCCATCGAACTCATGCGTCGAATAAAGAGACAACTGGATCCGCATGGCATCCTCAACCCGGGGCGCTTTGTAGGAGGTATTTGA
- a CDS encoding FAD-linked oxidase C-terminal domain-containing protein: MEARILTELRRVVGNEGLITQPQQLRTYECDGLTNFRVMPAAVVLPTSSEQVQAIVGLCARERIPFVARGSGTGLSGGALPIENGIVISLARMTRILEVDYLNARVVVEPGVINSSVTQEVAGAGFFYAPDPSSQQVCSIGGNVAENSGGAHCLKYGFTTTHVLGMEVVLPDGSLIHLGGKTLDHPGYDLPGVFVGSEGTLGIATKIILRIVKRPETIKTLLAAFDTTRQAGAAVSGIIAAGILPAAIEMMDNLAIQAAEASVHANYPNCGGLLLVELDGVTAEVESLMSQVREVCTANGAWEIRVAQTEAERIVIWKGRKAAFAAMGRISPNYIVQDGVIPRTALPKVLDEIEKMSGAVGLRVANVFHAGDGNLHPLVLYDRRIPGQEQLAEKLSGDILRLCIQAGGSITGEHGVGEEKKGFMAEMFSEPDLDTMQRVRCAFDPELLSNPTKVFPRPRLCAEKTGPYEPHPLEIAGVAEYF, translated from the coding sequence ATGGAAGCTCGTATTCTTACCGAGCTCCGGCGGGTGGTTGGCAACGAAGGCTTAATCACCCAGCCGCAACAGTTGCGCACCTACGAGTGCGACGGGCTGACGAATTTTCGGGTGATGCCTGCTGCCGTCGTCCTGCCCACTTCTAGCGAGCAAGTACAGGCAATTGTTGGTCTCTGCGCCAGAGAGAGAATACCTTTTGTGGCGCGTGGTTCGGGAACTGGGCTGTCAGGCGGCGCCTTACCTATCGAGAACGGTATCGTAATCAGCCTGGCGCGCATGACTCGCATCCTCGAAGTAGATTATCTGAATGCACGCGTGGTAGTGGAGCCTGGCGTCATCAACTCCAGCGTCACTCAGGAAGTGGCTGGGGCCGGCTTCTTCTATGCACCTGATCCCTCCTCCCAGCAGGTCTGCAGCATTGGAGGAAATGTAGCTGAGAACTCCGGCGGCGCACATTGCCTGAAATATGGATTTACCACCACGCATGTGCTAGGCATGGAGGTGGTGCTACCGGACGGGTCGCTCATTCATCTAGGTGGCAAGACCCTGGATCACCCTGGCTATGACCTGCCGGGAGTGTTCGTGGGATCAGAAGGCACGCTTGGTATTGCGACCAAAATTATTCTGCGGATCGTGAAGCGTCCGGAAACGATCAAGACTCTACTCGCTGCATTTGATACGACCCGACAGGCTGGGGCGGCGGTGAGCGGAATCATAGCGGCGGGAATTTTGCCGGCGGCGATCGAGATGATGGACAACCTGGCGATACAGGCCGCGGAAGCCTCCGTGCACGCGAATTATCCGAACTGTGGTGGCTTGTTGCTGGTGGAATTGGATGGAGTGACAGCGGAAGTCGAGTCGCTGATGTCGCAAGTCAGAGAGGTTTGCACCGCGAATGGCGCCTGGGAGATACGCGTAGCCCAAACCGAGGCCGAGCGCATCGTAATCTGGAAAGGACGCAAAGCGGCGTTCGCCGCCATGGGCCGCATTTCCCCCAACTATATCGTGCAGGATGGAGTGATTCCACGTACCGCCTTGCCGAAGGTGCTCGATGAGATTGAGAAAATGAGTGGTGCGGTGGGGCTGCGCGTTGCCAATGTATTTCACGCCGGGGATGGCAACCTTCATCCCCTGGTCCTGTACGACCGACGCATTCCCGGGCAGGAGCAACTGGCGGAAAAACTTTCCGGCGATATTCTCCGGCTCTGCATACAAGCCGGCGGTTCGATCACCGGGGAACATGGAGTCGGGGAAGAGAAGAAAGGCTTCATGGCGGAGATGTTCTCCGAGCCGGATCTCGACACCATGCAGCGCGTGCGCTGTGCGTTTGATCCCGAATTGCTCTCGAATCCGACCAAAGTCTTTCCGCGGCCACGATTGTGTGCCGAAAAGACAGGACCATACGAACCGCATCCCCTCGAGATAGCAGGAGTGGCGGAGTATTTTTAA
- a CDS encoding lactate permease LctP family transporter, protein MTWTQVYDPFGHWWLSTIVAALPIIVLFTMLAGLRIRPHWCAMAGALTAILAAMIFFHMPVVLAGMSFLYGVAFGLLKIAWIVLAAVYLYDISVHTGQFEIMKESVAGITADRRLQLLLVAFCFGAFIEGAAGFGAPVAIAGAFMIGLGFKPFYSAALNLIANTAPVAWGAIGTPVHTLAAVTALPESDINAMIGRILPFTAVIVPFWLVRAMVGWAETFEVLPAILVVGVSFAITQFLWSNHVDSNLVDIAGGVVSLIATVVFLHFWKPKRIWRFEHDDAGGPGSPDEKVEDQQGATWEVPGTPATLHHYTAGQIAKAWMPFAVLSLFVLLWGLPSIKLAMNKATTPAFTVILPDGKKRPGPPGWNVPYLHGAVTRAAPVVSKPTPEAARYDFNWLSATGTGCFLAAIVSGLLLGLGPGKLLGIFWFTLKRMKLAMIAISFMLGLGFVTRYSGLDAVLGLAFTRTGWFFPFFGTFLGWLGVALTGSDTSSNALFGSLQVITAKQLNLDPVLMAAANSAGGVMGKMVDAQSIVVATSATNQVGNEGVIFRFVVWHSIALGAIVGAIVMIYAYVVPHLVPHGLTFVK, encoded by the coding sequence ATGACTTGGACCCAGGTGTATGACCCCTTCGGGCATTGGTGGCTGTCCACCATAGTGGCTGCTCTACCCATCATTGTCCTGTTCACTATGCTGGCAGGCCTGCGCATCCGCCCGCATTGGTGCGCAATGGCGGGAGCACTCACCGCCATTCTGGCGGCGATGATTTTCTTCCACATGCCTGTGGTACTGGCAGGAATGAGCTTTCTGTATGGAGTCGCCTTTGGACTACTGAAGATTGCCTGGATCGTTCTCGCGGCTGTTTATCTCTACGACATCTCCGTGCATACCGGCCAATTCGAGATCATGAAAGAATCCGTGGCCGGGATCACCGCCGATCGCAGGCTGCAACTGTTGCTGGTTGCGTTCTGCTTTGGAGCTTTCATTGAAGGGGCTGCAGGATTTGGCGCACCGGTGGCTATTGCCGGCGCTTTCATGATCGGCCTGGGCTTTAAGCCTTTCTACTCAGCCGCCCTGAATCTGATCGCGAATACTGCTCCGGTTGCCTGGGGCGCGATTGGAACCCCTGTACACACACTCGCAGCAGTGACCGCGCTGCCAGAATCCGATATCAATGCCATGATCGGACGCATCCTTCCTTTTACGGCGGTTATCGTGCCCTTCTGGCTGGTGCGCGCCATGGTCGGCTGGGCTGAGACCTTTGAGGTGTTGCCCGCGATCTTGGTGGTTGGAGTGTCGTTTGCGATCACGCAATTCCTTTGGTCTAACCACGTCGACAGCAACCTGGTGGATATCGCCGGCGGCGTGGTTTCGCTGATAGCGACGGTCGTTTTCCTTCACTTCTGGAAACCAAAACGCATCTGGCGATTTGAGCATGACGACGCCGGAGGTCCCGGCTCGCCCGATGAGAAAGTCGAAGACCAACAAGGTGCGACTTGGGAAGTTCCGGGGACGCCCGCCACTCTGCATCACTACACAGCCGGGCAGATCGCCAAGGCGTGGATGCCGTTCGCCGTGCTGTCCCTGTTCGTGCTGCTGTGGGGGCTGCCCAGCATCAAGCTGGCCATGAACAAGGCCACTACGCCGGCTTTCACGGTGATCCTTCCAGACGGCAAAAAGCGGCCCGGTCCGCCGGGGTGGAATGTCCCCTATCTGCACGGCGCGGTCACACGAGCTGCCCCAGTGGTTAGCAAACCAACTCCCGAGGCGGCGCGATATGATTTCAACTGGCTGTCTGCTACCGGGACTGGTTGCTTCCTGGCGGCGATCGTATCGGGGCTGCTGCTCGGGCTGGGTCCAGGCAAGCTGCTAGGGATCTTTTGGTTTACCCTGAAGCGCATGAAGCTGGCCATGATCGCTATCTCCTTCATGCTCGGCTTGGGGTTTGTCACGCGCTATTCAGGTCTCGACGCCGTCTTGGGACTCGCCTTTACCCGAACCGGCTGGTTCTTCCCGTTCTTTGGGACGTTCCTGGGTTGGCTGGGTGTGGCGCTAACTGGAAGCGATACCTCTTCCAACGCGCTCTTTGGCAGCTTGCAGGTCATCACCGCCAAGCAGCTCAACCTTGATCCTGTGCTTATGGCAGCCGCCAACAGCGCCGGAGGCGTGATGGGAAAGATGGTGGATGCGCAATCGATTGTGGTGGCCACTTCCGCCACGAATCAAGTAGGCAACGAAGGCGTGATTTTCCGGTTCGTCGTATGGCACTCGATTGCCCTGGGTGCGATCGTGGGCGCGATCGTGATGATCTACGCTTACGTAGTGCCGCATCTGGTGCCGCACGGCCTGACTTTTGTGAAGTAG
- a CDS encoding STAS domain-containing protein — MEYKIRESNGVTIVDLNGRLSLGEAIAFGPGSGTSLRDVVPKLLKEGKRKILLNLKDVNYIDSSGIGDIITAYSSTRNQGGELRLASPSPQVRDLFQITKLYTILDVSDDETTALKGFQKAGQPSTSVA; from the coding sequence ATGGAATACAAGATCAGGGAGAGCAACGGCGTCACCATCGTCGATCTGAACGGAAGACTGAGTCTGGGCGAGGCAATCGCTTTCGGCCCGGGTAGCGGCACTTCCTTGCGTGATGTAGTACCCAAGCTCCTGAAAGAGGGCAAACGAAAGATCCTTCTAAACCTGAAGGACGTTAATTACATCGACAGCTCCGGAATCGGCGACATCATCACTGCTTATAGCTCGACTCGGAACCAGGGCGGTGAACTGAGACTCGCCAGCCCCAGTCCGCAGGTCCGCGACCTGTTCCAGATCACGAAGCTCTATACGATCCTGGATGTCAGCGACGATGAGACCACTGCACTGAAGGGATTCCAGAAAGCGGGTCAGCCTAGTACCTCGGTAGCTTAA
- a CDS encoding glycine betaine ABC transporter substrate-binding protein, with the protein MTRRSLLAALPLLLAACRPRSRQVTIGSKNFTEQLILGELLAQYLERTASLPVERRFYLAGTYICHQALLAGRIDLYVEYTGTALTAILKAEPHGDSQSVYQEVKSEYLRRWGLEVMPPLGFNNSFAIVMRGADARQMTVKSLSELAPYAPKLRMGIGYEFLERKDGYEGLVQTYGLRFAEAPRVMDLGLLYRALENRQVDLVAGSNTDGLIRALDLVVLEDDRHYFPPYDAVPIVRSEAVRNFPQIRSNLQKLAEGINADDMRQLNYSVDGQKMDAATVVSAFLQKKMYFESATLGWGGRTLCESESA; encoded by the coding sequence ATGACGCGGCGGAGCTTGCTGGCAGCACTACCCTTGCTGCTGGCTGCATGCAGGCCGCGATCCAGGCAGGTCACCATCGGTTCCAAGAACTTCACCGAACAGCTCATCCTCGGCGAACTACTGGCGCAGTATCTGGAGAGGACTGCCAGCTTGCCGGTCGAGCGGCGTTTCTATCTCGCCGGGACTTACATCTGTCATCAGGCACTCCTGGCCGGCCGAATCGATCTGTATGTGGAATACACGGGCACGGCTTTGACGGCGATTTTGAAAGCGGAACCTCACGGCGATTCGCAGAGTGTGTATCAGGAGGTGAAGTCCGAGTATCTGCGCAGGTGGGGATTGGAAGTGATGCCACCGCTGGGGTTCAACAACAGCTTTGCCATTGTGATGCGAGGTGCAGATGCGCGCCAGATGACTGTGAAATCGCTGTCAGAGTTGGCGCCGTATGCCCCGAAATTACGAATGGGCATTGGCTACGAATTTCTTGAGCGTAAGGATGGGTACGAGGGTCTGGTGCAAACATATGGTCTGCGGTTCGCGGAAGCGCCACGGGTAATGGATTTGGGGTTGCTATATCGCGCTCTGGAGAACCGCCAGGTGGACCTGGTTGCGGGCTCCAATACAGATGGATTGATTAGAGCGCTCGATCTAGTGGTCCTGGAAGACGACCGCCACTACTTTCCGCCGTATGACGCTGTGCCCATCGTGCGGAGTGAGGCGGTGCGAAATTTTCCGCAGATCCGGTCCAATCTGCAGAAGTTAGCGGAAGGTATCAACGCGGACGACATGCGGCAGCTGAATTATTCCGTGGACGGCCAGAAAATGGATGCCGCTACGGTAGTCTCGGCATTTCTTCAGAAAAAGATGTACTTTGAATCTGCAACCCTTGGCTGGGGTGGACGAACCCTGTGTGAAAGCGAATCAGCCTAG
- a CDS encoding ABC transporter permease codes for MNFLRFISNHRQEVLTLTSEHLWLVGISMLIAVAIGVPLGILLTRRPKLSAAVLGFNNVIQTVPSLALFGLLMPVPWLGVRASRLAIVALTLYALLPVVRNTYTGIKGVDPGVRYAANAMGLTNAQLLWRVELPLSAPVILAGIRVATVIAVGVATIAAAVGAGGLGEFIFRGLSMVDNNVILAGAIPAALLALFADAVVGGLQRILVRHRHGEQ; via the coding sequence ATGAACTTTCTTCGCTTTATCTCCAATCACCGCCAGGAAGTGCTTACGTTGACCAGCGAACATCTATGGCTGGTCGGAATTTCAATGCTCATTGCGGTGGCTATCGGCGTGCCGCTGGGAATTCTTCTTACCCGCCGCCCGAAGTTGTCAGCCGCGGTTCTGGGTTTCAACAACGTGATTCAAACCGTACCGAGTCTTGCGCTGTTTGGCTTGCTGATGCCAGTGCCGTGGCTGGGAGTCCGGGCGAGCAGGTTGGCGATCGTAGCCTTGACGCTCTACGCGCTACTCCCGGTCGTTCGCAATACCTACACGGGGATCAAGGGCGTCGATCCCGGAGTGAGATATGCGGCGAACGCGATGGGTCTGACCAATGCTCAGCTATTGTGGCGAGTGGAATTGCCGCTGTCGGCGCCGGTGATTCTCGCGGGAATTCGGGTAGCAACGGTGATTGCGGTGGGGGTGGCAACCATCGCAGCGGCAGTCGGGGCCGGCGGATTGGGGGAGTTTATTTTCCGCGGGCTCTCCATGGTGGACAACAACGTAATCCTTGCAGGCGCGATTCCGGCGGCATTGCTGGCGCTTTTTGCGGATGCAGTTGTCGGCGGATTGCAGCGCATCCTGGTTCGTCACCGCCACGGAGAACAATGA
- a CDS encoding ATP-binding cassette domain-containing protein, with the protein MDEATIEFQDVSYLLDSGRALLSDLSLQVYKGEILMFLGRSGSGKTTLLKMINGLLKPSRGEVCVEGKPTSEWNLIPLRRHIGYAIQEVGLFPHYTVRKNVMLVPMLQGWEKSKLERRLQEVMKLVGLSLEEFGARYPSQLSGGQRQRVGLARALAADPPILLMDEPFGALDPLTRAELQQEFRLLQESLGKTVVFVTHDVSEALMLGDRIALIEDGRLQDVFTPHEFLNSELPVAKAYADSFRAMQKIFES; encoded by the coding sequence TTGGACGAAGCTACGATCGAGTTCCAGGATGTTTCGTACTTGCTGGACTCCGGTCGCGCGCTGCTCTCCGATTTGAGCCTGCAGGTCTACAAGGGCGAAATCCTGATGTTCCTGGGCCGGAGCGGCTCCGGCAAGACCACTCTCCTCAAAATGATCAATGGACTGCTGAAGCCCAGCCGCGGCGAGGTGTGCGTGGAGGGGAAGCCGACTTCGGAGTGGAATCTGATTCCGCTCCGCCGGCACATCGGATACGCGATTCAGGAGGTGGGGCTGTTTCCGCATTACACCGTGCGGAAAAATGTAATGCTCGTGCCCATGCTTCAGGGTTGGGAGAAGTCAAAGCTTGAGCGCCGGTTGCAGGAGGTGATGAAGCTGGTGGGGCTTAGCCTGGAGGAGTTTGGCGCGCGATATCCGAGTCAGTTGTCAGGCGGCCAGAGGCAGAGGGTTGGGCTGGCGAGGGCACTGGCAGCCGATCCGCCAATTCTGCTGATGGATGAGCCATTTGGAGCGCTTGATCCGCTTACGCGCGCCGAGCTGCAACAAGAATTCCGGCTGCTGCAAGAAAGCCTGGGCAAGACGGTGGTGTTCGTCACCCATGACGTGAGCGAAGCGCTGATGCTGGGAGACCGTATCGCGCTTATTGAGGATGGCAGATTACAGGATGTGTTCACGCCGCATGAGTTTCTGAATTCCGAGCTTCCGGTGGCCAAGGCTTATGCGGATTCGTTCCGGGCCATGCAGAAGATCTTCGAAAGCTGA
- the hydA gene encoding dihydropyrimidinase yields MAFDIVVANGTVATATDSFKADVGIRGEKVVALAEALPRDNATRIIDASGSYVLPGGIDVHTHLDMPFGGTTSSDDFETGTRAALFGGTTTLIDFAIQYKGQSLRTAFDAWMEKASRKAIGDYGFHCIITDLPDARLEEMNQLVREGVTSFKLFMAYPGVFMLDDATIFKALRTTGKNGAMVCMHAENGGAIDVIVRQALAEGKTAPKYHALTRPTTAEAEATARAIALAEMAGAPLYIVHLSCNDAMEKVREGRDRGLPVYAETCPQYLYLSLENFDVPGFEGAKYVFTPPLREKWHQEKLWQGLKHDHLQVVSTDHCPFCFKEQKELGKDDFTKIPNGGPGIEHRMSLVYSGGVSGGRFSVNRFVEIVSTTPAKLFGLYPRKGTVAVGSDADLVVFNPKRQHTISAKTHHMRVDYSMFEGITVTGMPEVVLSRGRVLVEGDKFHGKPGTGSFLKRATYSGALA; encoded by the coding sequence ATGGCATTCGACATCGTCGTGGCTAATGGCACAGTTGCAACCGCAACTGACAGCTTTAAGGCCGATGTGGGAATCAGAGGGGAGAAAGTGGTTGCGCTCGCGGAGGCTCTGCCACGCGACAATGCGACGCGCATCATCGATGCCAGCGGCAGCTACGTATTGCCGGGCGGGATCGACGTCCATACACATTTGGATATGCCATTCGGCGGGACCACCAGTTCCGATGACTTTGAGACTGGCACGCGTGCGGCGCTGTTCGGCGGAACAACCACGCTGATTGACTTCGCGATCCAATACAAAGGACAAAGCCTGCGCACGGCATTCGATGCCTGGATGGAGAAGGCTTCCCGCAAAGCGATTGGAGATTATGGATTCCACTGCATCATCACCGATCTTCCGGATGCGCGTCTGGAGGAAATGAATCAGTTGGTGCGGGAGGGCGTGACCAGCTTCAAGCTGTTCATGGCTTATCCCGGAGTATTCATGCTTGACGATGCCACCATCTTCAAGGCCCTGCGCACCACTGGCAAAAACGGAGCCATGGTCTGCATGCATGCGGAGAATGGCGGAGCCATCGATGTGATCGTGCGCCAGGCGCTGGCGGAAGGGAAGACTGCACCCAAGTATCACGCCTTAACCCGCCCGACAACGGCAGAGGCAGAGGCGACGGCGCGAGCCATCGCACTGGCGGAAATGGCGGGCGCGCCACTCTATATCGTTCATCTGAGCTGCAACGATGCGATGGAAAAGGTGCGGGAAGGGCGGGATCGCGGCCTTCCGGTGTATGCGGAGACATGCCCGCAGTATCTGTATCTCTCGCTGGAGAATTTCGACGTGCCGGGTTTTGAAGGAGCCAAGTACGTGTTCACGCCACCGCTGCGCGAGAAGTGGCATCAGGAGAAGCTGTGGCAGGGCCTGAAGCACGATCATCTGCAGGTGGTTTCTACCGATCACTGCCCGTTCTGCTTCAAGGAGCAGAAAGAATTGGGAAAGGATGACTTCACGAAGATTCCCAATGGCGGGCCGGGAATCGAGCACCGCATGAGCCTGGTGTATTCCGGAGGTGTTAGCGGCGGGCGTTTCAGCGTGAACCGATTTGTGGAGATCGTCTCAACCACTCCGGCCAAACTCTTCGGGCTCTACCCGCGAAAGGGAACCGTTGCTGTGGGCAGCGATGCGGATCTGGTGGTGTTTAATCCGAAACGACAGCACACCATCAGCGCCAAGACGCATCACATGAGGGTGGATTACAGCATGTTTGAAGGCATAACCGTGACGGGAATGCCGGAAGTAGTGCTGTCGCGAGGCCGGGTTCTGGTGGAAGGAGACAAGTTTCACGGCAAGCCGGGCACGGGCAGTTTTCTTAAGCGAGCCACGTATTCGGGGGCGCTGGCATAA